From the Gouania willdenowi chromosome 19, fGouWil2.1, whole genome shotgun sequence genome, one window contains:
- the ankfn1a gene encoding ankyrin repeat and fibronectin type-III domain-containing protein 1 isoform X1 produces MLQLCSVMSVNCEDSLVLLSQRDSRTSCIFQSADEKDDVGEESVLEMLSYSKFLDLETWLCMPSSLLLPPALELSSSSETVSTPSSSSISSVVSPRSEAVSPLSSACSPLAATPQTNEVKPVLSSTPISAGSAHRGVRKRRRLASSPGGLHWSAAGSVQRDFWSPDRPVRSPPVRASDDRVALRKTDSAEEQVKLLRRLERGRRKLRSIQSLSAPWRYDGNTSDRIFGHQSAGDDLIRSTLSLDRHLPPVMAQPVSSLQLSQNRKCPGGPASPNAAKRLYRNLSEKLRGSPASFEDTYFFSRTDRIRKTSTMQGSDCLLEAVEQQDLDTVQMLLYQFSAEELELNTPNGQGLTPLDIAVMTNNTPIAKLLLKAGGKESPHFLCAESRESLLLLLSEDAERRAADLSAQAQRDGLTLQECHTDKQLKAWEWRARLYRRMRTGFQHARVPEVPSMVRLSVCSSSSLTVTFQEPQSLNSAVVTRYRVEWSCLKDFSLLAGEMIVDNLQSLKCTIVGLTTGRLYFVRVSAYNMKGWGRPTPSLPPSAVPSTWRDTDSCEISRQHIESMERLLQQVRATHTHYCCGDPSKLQNSSRKQSVSRSLKHLFNSSNKFVKTLKRGVYLAAVFYHKDSLLVTAEDQIPIVEVDDSYSSSLMQDFLWFTKLSCMWDDVRWLRQTTFVSSSSSSVLQSRHKMLSAAAQLQSLLGTADLGRVHYEPIKDRHGNVLLVTIREADSACSGRWTPLTKVQSQRKSLSTPEEPHALDILIITIQDILSYKRRSALRLSPGLYLGFLKLSSSVDQIRVLVSQRNPNMLCHSRIRDNANVSREEWDWIQMLSAAGEEAEPRAESHAPLLFYELQTAIKSLLKLINLPLHQARHFRLYSQEVVELGHGVTFLLLLPSADDVCSAPSASPQYTPITGFIQLPLQMFELVHFCSYKQRFISLYCRLSSVLDLDALITQQALREAISDEELTTAKQRHQLILDYIQQLDETRNELRWLTDALQFARYKKPHGGVPVSLLLNARADSAQPKTDSTSSALDCPLSPPAGQTTLDCQLGSDEDASSEVFLPTDSDYDSSDALSPPDLLSPDLSACALGGSPRALGGSAPDVLHVHELRYRSCQSVDSAPPLSLAPALSDTTKTLEGLSLSRANQASPLVNASTKRRLLSRSHGGQYFSGPQRWLRSHNGESVSDVLSEGVYTKQVDAPSPPTFVSHASCILDNRHGRHREPRPHARRIFAEPPPGRSLQKQEAELAGAGGMCKGAVPEEGHAHEVDSDEQTNAQVSEILSSTL; encoded by the exons TGTTCTGGAGATGTTGAGCTACTCTAAGTTCTTGGATCTGGAGACATGGCTGTGCATGCCATCCTCTTTGCTGCTGCCTCCTGCTCTGGAACTGTCCTCGTCCTCAGAGACAGTgtccaccccctcctcctcaTCAATCTCCTCTGTCGTGTCCCCCCGCAGCGAGGCCGTCTCTCCGCTCAG CTCAGCTTGTTCCCCGCTGGCCGCTACGCCTCAGACCAACGAGGTGAAGCCGGTTCTTTCCTCCACTCCGATCTCTGCAGGCTCCGCCCACCGCGGTGTCAGGAAACGTCGGCGATTGGCTTCCAGTCCAGGGGGACTCCACTGGAGCGCAGCAG GTTCGGTGCAGAGGGACTTCTGGTCACCTGATCGTCCTGTGAGGAGTCCACCTGTGCGAGCGAGCGATGATCGAGTGGCGCTGAGGAAAACGGACTCAGCCgaggagcaggtgaagctgctgAGGAGGCTGGAGAGAGGCCGAAGGAAGCTGAGGAGCATCcag AGCCTGAGCGCCCCCTGGAGGTACGACGGAAACAC GTCAGACAGAATCTTCGGTCACCAATCAGCAGGAGATGATCTGATCAGGTCTACACTGAGTTTAGAcag ACACCTCCCCCCTGTGATGGCTCAGCCGGTGAGCAGCCTGCAGCTGTCACAGAACAGGAAGTGCCCCGGAGGCCCCGCCTCCCCGAATGCCGCCAAACGCCTCTACCGTAACCTATCGGAGAAGCTGAGGGGAAGCCCCGCCTCCTTCGAAGATACCTACTTCTTCAGCAGGACGGACCGGATCAGAAAGACGTCT ACGATGCAGGGCAGTGACTGTCTCCTGGAGGCCGTGGAGCAACAGGACCTGGACACAGTGCAGATGCTCCTCTACCAGTTCTCAGCCGAGGAGCTGGAGCTGAACACGCCCAACGGTCAGGGACTGACGCCGCTCGACATCGCCGTCATGACCAACAACACGCCCATCGCCAAGCTGCTGCTGAAGGCTGGCGGCAAGGAAAGCCCTCACT tccTGTGTGCAGAGAGCCGTGAGTcgctcctcctgctcctctctGAGGACGCTGAGCGTCGAGCGGCCGACCTGTCCGCTCAGGCCCAGAGAGACGGACTGACTCTGCAGGAGTGTcacacagacaaacagctgAAGGCCTGGGAGTGGAGAGCACGGCTCTACAGACGCATGAGGACGGGCTTCCAGCACGCGC GTGTGCCAGAAGTCCCGTCCATGGTCCGCCTGAgcgtgtgcagcagcagctctctgaCCGTCACCTTCCAGGAGCCTCAGAGTCTAAACTCGGCTGTGGTGACCAGATACAGAG tggAGTGGAGCTGTCTAAAGGACTTCTCACTGCTTGCTGGCGAGATGATCGTCGATAACCTGCAGAGTCTGAAGTGCACCATCGTTGGCCTCACCACG gGTCGGCTCTACTTCGTCCGGGTGTCGGCCTACAACATGAAGGGCTGGGGTCGGCCCACCCCATCTCTCCCTCCTTCTGCCGTGCCCTCCA CCTGGAGAGACACAGACAGCTGTGAGATCAGCAGGCAACACATCGAGTCCATGGAGCGTCTGCTGCAGCAAGTCCGAGCGACGCACACACATTACTGCTGTGGAG ACCCGTCAAAGCTGCAGAACTCCAGCAGGAAGCAGTCTGTGTCCAGGAGTCTCAAACACCTCTTCAACTCCTCCAACAAGTTTGTGAAGACTCTAAAAAG GGGGGTGTACCTGGCTGCAGTCTTCTACCATAAGGACAGTTTACTGGTGACAGCAGAGGATCAGATTCCCATTGTGGAGGTGGACGACTCATACAGCAGCTCTTTGATGCAGGACTTCCTGTGGTTCACCAAG CTGTCCTGTATGTGGGACGACGTCCGCTGGCTCCGTCAGACGACCTTTGTGTCCTCATCTTCATCGTCCGTCCTTCAGTCCAGACACAAGATGCTCAGTGCCGCCGCCCAGTTGCAG AGTCTACTGGGAACAGCCGACCTGGGCCGCGTCCACTACGAGCCCATCAAAGATCGCCATGGCAACGTGCTGCTGGTGACCATCAGGGAGGCGGACAGTGCATGCAGCGGGAGGTGGACCCCCCTGACTAAAGTACAGAGTCAGAGGAAGTCTCTGTCCACGCCTGAGGAGCCGCACGCTTTGGACATCCTCATCATCACCATTCAG GACATCCTGTCCTATAAGCGCCGCAGTGCTCTCCGTCTCTCACCTGGACTCTACCTGGGCTTCCTGAAGCTCAGCAGCTCCGTGGATCAGATCAGGGTCCTGGTGTCTCAGAGGAACCCAAACATGCTCTGCCACAGCCGTATCCGGGACAACGCCAACGTGTCCAG AGAGGAGTGGGATTGGATCCAGATGCTGTCAGCCGCTGGCGAGGAGGCGGAGCCCAGAGCAGAAAGCCACGCCCCCCTGCTATTCTACGAACTGCAGACAGCGATCAAATCCCTACTGAAGCTCATCAACCTCCCGCTGCACCAG GCGCGTCACTTCCGCCTCTACAGTCAGGAAGTGGTGGAGCTCGGTCACGGCGTGActttcctgctgctgctgccgtcgGCCGACGACGTTTGCTCCGCCCCCAGCGCGTCACCGCAGTATACACCAATCACAGGCTTCATCCAGCTGCCTCTGCAGATGTTTGAGCTGG ttcaCTTCTGCTCATATAAGCAGAGGTTCATCAGTCTTTATTGCCGTCTGTCTTCTGTCCTGGACCTGGATGCCCTGATTACCCAGCAGGCTTTGCGTGAGGCCATCAGTGACGAGGAGCTAACGACGGCTAAACAGCGACACCAGCTTATCCTGGACTACATCCAG cAACTGGACGAGACCCGTAACGAGTTGCGGTGGCTCACTGACGCGCTGCAGTTTGCTCGTTATAAAAAGCCTCACGGCGGCGTTCCCGTCTCCCTGCTCCTGAATGCTCGGGCTGACTCCGCCCAGCCCAAGACCGACTCCACCTCCTCCGCCCTGGACTGCCCTCTCTCGCCCCCCGCTGGTCAGACCACGTTGGACTGTCAGCTCGGCTCGGACGAGGACGCCTCCTCCGAGGTCTTCCTGCCCACCGACAGCGACTACGACTCCAGTGACGCCCTCAGCCCCCCCGACCTGCTGTCACCTGACCTGAGCGCATGCGCACTGGGAGGGAGCCCACGTGCACTGGGAGGGAGTGCACCGGACGTACTGCACGTGCACGAGCTCAG GTACCGCTCGTGTCAGTCGGTGGACTCTGCCCCTCCCCTCTCGCTTGCCCCGGCCCTCTCCGACACCACAAAGACTCTGGagggtctctctctctccagaGCCAATCAGGCGAGCCCACTCGTCAACGCGTCCACCAAGCGCCGCCTGCTGTCACGCAGCCACGGTGGTCAGTACTTTAGCGGCCCGCAGCGCTGGCTGCGTAGCCACAACGGCGAGAGTGTAAGCGATGTGCTGTCCGAGGGCGTGTACACAAAACAGGTTGACGCCCCCTCGCCTCCCACCTTTGTCAGCCACGCCTCGTGCATTTTAGATAACCGCCATGGACGCCACCGGGAGCCCCGCCCACATGCCCGCCGCATCTTTGCGGAGCCACCCCCAGGGCGGAGTTTACAGAAGCAGGAGGCAGAGCTCGCAGGGGCAGGGGGCATGTGCAAGGGGGCGGTGCCAGAGGAAGGCCACGCCCATGAAGTGGATTCGGATGAGCAGACAAACGCTCAGGTGTCGGAGATCCTCAGCAGCACGCTGTAG
- the ankfn1a gene encoding ankyrin repeat and fibronectin type-III domain-containing protein 1 isoform X2, with translation MAQPVSSLQLSQNRKCPGGPASPNAAKRLYRNLSEKLRGSPASFEDTYFFSRTDRIRKTSTMQGSDCLLEAVEQQDLDTVQMLLYQFSAEELELNTPNGQGLTPLDIAVMTNNTPIAKLLLKAGGKESPHFLCAESRESLLLLLSEDAERRAADLSAQAQRDGLTLQECHTDKQLKAWEWRARLYRRMRTGFQHARVPEVPSMVRLSVCSSSSLTVTFQEPQSLNSAVVTRYRVEWSCLKDFSLLAGEMIVDNLQSLKCTIVGLTTGRLYFVRVSAYNMKGWGRPTPSLPPSAVPSTWRDTDSCEISRQHIESMERLLQQVRATHTHYCCGDPSKLQNSSRKQSVSRSLKHLFNSSNKFVKTLKRGVYLAAVFYHKDSLLVTAEDQIPIVEVDDSYSSSLMQDFLWFTKLSCMWDDVRWLRQTTFVSSSSSSVLQSRHKMLSAAAQLQSLLGTADLGRVHYEPIKDRHGNVLLVTIREADSACSGRWTPLTKVQSQRKSLSTPEEPHALDILIITIQDILSYKRRSALRLSPGLYLGFLKLSSSVDQIRVLVSQRNPNMLCHSRIRDNANVSREEWDWIQMLSAAGEEAEPRAESHAPLLFYELQTAIKSLLKLINLPLHQARHFRLYSQEVVELGHGVTFLLLLPSADDVCSAPSASPQYTPITGFIQLPLQMFELVHFCSYKQRFISLYCRLSSVLDLDALITQQALREAISDEELTTAKQRHQLILDYIQQLDETRNELRWLTDALQFARYKKPHGGVPVSLLLNARADSAQPKTDSTSSALDCPLSPPAGQTTLDCQLGSDEDASSEVFLPTDSDYDSSDALSPPDLLSPDLSACALGGSPRALGGSAPDVLHVHELRYRSCQSVDSAPPLSLAPALSDTTKTLEGLSLSRANQASPLVNASTKRRLLSRSHGGQYFSGPQRWLRSHNGESVSDVLSEGVYTKQVDAPSPPTFVSHASCILDNRHGRHREPRPHARRIFAEPPPGRSLQKQEAELAGAGGMCKGAVPEEGHAHEVDSDEQTNAQVSEILSSTL, from the exons ATGGCTCAGCCGGTGAGCAGCCTGCAGCTGTCACAGAACAGGAAGTGCCCCGGAGGCCCCGCCTCCCCGAATGCCGCCAAACGCCTCTACCGTAACCTATCGGAGAAGCTGAGGGGAAGCCCCGCCTCCTTCGAAGATACCTACTTCTTCAGCAGGACGGACCGGATCAGAAAGACGTCT ACGATGCAGGGCAGTGACTGTCTCCTGGAGGCCGTGGAGCAACAGGACCTGGACACAGTGCAGATGCTCCTCTACCAGTTCTCAGCCGAGGAGCTGGAGCTGAACACGCCCAACGGTCAGGGACTGACGCCGCTCGACATCGCCGTCATGACCAACAACACGCCCATCGCCAAGCTGCTGCTGAAGGCTGGCGGCAAGGAAAGCCCTCACT tccTGTGTGCAGAGAGCCGTGAGTcgctcctcctgctcctctctGAGGACGCTGAGCGTCGAGCGGCCGACCTGTCCGCTCAGGCCCAGAGAGACGGACTGACTCTGCAGGAGTGTcacacagacaaacagctgAAGGCCTGGGAGTGGAGAGCACGGCTCTACAGACGCATGAGGACGGGCTTCCAGCACGCGC GTGTGCCAGAAGTCCCGTCCATGGTCCGCCTGAgcgtgtgcagcagcagctctctgaCCGTCACCTTCCAGGAGCCTCAGAGTCTAAACTCGGCTGTGGTGACCAGATACAGAG tggAGTGGAGCTGTCTAAAGGACTTCTCACTGCTTGCTGGCGAGATGATCGTCGATAACCTGCAGAGTCTGAAGTGCACCATCGTTGGCCTCACCACG gGTCGGCTCTACTTCGTCCGGGTGTCGGCCTACAACATGAAGGGCTGGGGTCGGCCCACCCCATCTCTCCCTCCTTCTGCCGTGCCCTCCA CCTGGAGAGACACAGACAGCTGTGAGATCAGCAGGCAACACATCGAGTCCATGGAGCGTCTGCTGCAGCAAGTCCGAGCGACGCACACACATTACTGCTGTGGAG ACCCGTCAAAGCTGCAGAACTCCAGCAGGAAGCAGTCTGTGTCCAGGAGTCTCAAACACCTCTTCAACTCCTCCAACAAGTTTGTGAAGACTCTAAAAAG GGGGGTGTACCTGGCTGCAGTCTTCTACCATAAGGACAGTTTACTGGTGACAGCAGAGGATCAGATTCCCATTGTGGAGGTGGACGACTCATACAGCAGCTCTTTGATGCAGGACTTCCTGTGGTTCACCAAG CTGTCCTGTATGTGGGACGACGTCCGCTGGCTCCGTCAGACGACCTTTGTGTCCTCATCTTCATCGTCCGTCCTTCAGTCCAGACACAAGATGCTCAGTGCCGCCGCCCAGTTGCAG AGTCTACTGGGAACAGCCGACCTGGGCCGCGTCCACTACGAGCCCATCAAAGATCGCCATGGCAACGTGCTGCTGGTGACCATCAGGGAGGCGGACAGTGCATGCAGCGGGAGGTGGACCCCCCTGACTAAAGTACAGAGTCAGAGGAAGTCTCTGTCCACGCCTGAGGAGCCGCACGCTTTGGACATCCTCATCATCACCATTCAG GACATCCTGTCCTATAAGCGCCGCAGTGCTCTCCGTCTCTCACCTGGACTCTACCTGGGCTTCCTGAAGCTCAGCAGCTCCGTGGATCAGATCAGGGTCCTGGTGTCTCAGAGGAACCCAAACATGCTCTGCCACAGCCGTATCCGGGACAACGCCAACGTGTCCAG AGAGGAGTGGGATTGGATCCAGATGCTGTCAGCCGCTGGCGAGGAGGCGGAGCCCAGAGCAGAAAGCCACGCCCCCCTGCTATTCTACGAACTGCAGACAGCGATCAAATCCCTACTGAAGCTCATCAACCTCCCGCTGCACCAG GCGCGTCACTTCCGCCTCTACAGTCAGGAAGTGGTGGAGCTCGGTCACGGCGTGActttcctgctgctgctgccgtcgGCCGACGACGTTTGCTCCGCCCCCAGCGCGTCACCGCAGTATACACCAATCACAGGCTTCATCCAGCTGCCTCTGCAGATGTTTGAGCTGG ttcaCTTCTGCTCATATAAGCAGAGGTTCATCAGTCTTTATTGCCGTCTGTCTTCTGTCCTGGACCTGGATGCCCTGATTACCCAGCAGGCTTTGCGTGAGGCCATCAGTGACGAGGAGCTAACGACGGCTAAACAGCGACACCAGCTTATCCTGGACTACATCCAG cAACTGGACGAGACCCGTAACGAGTTGCGGTGGCTCACTGACGCGCTGCAGTTTGCTCGTTATAAAAAGCCTCACGGCGGCGTTCCCGTCTCCCTGCTCCTGAATGCTCGGGCTGACTCCGCCCAGCCCAAGACCGACTCCACCTCCTCCGCCCTGGACTGCCCTCTCTCGCCCCCCGCTGGTCAGACCACGTTGGACTGTCAGCTCGGCTCGGACGAGGACGCCTCCTCCGAGGTCTTCCTGCCCACCGACAGCGACTACGACTCCAGTGACGCCCTCAGCCCCCCCGACCTGCTGTCACCTGACCTGAGCGCATGCGCACTGGGAGGGAGCCCACGTGCACTGGGAGGGAGTGCACCGGACGTACTGCACGTGCACGAGCTCAG GTACCGCTCGTGTCAGTCGGTGGACTCTGCCCCTCCCCTCTCGCTTGCCCCGGCCCTCTCCGACACCACAAAGACTCTGGagggtctctctctctccagaGCCAATCAGGCGAGCCCACTCGTCAACGCGTCCACCAAGCGCCGCCTGCTGTCACGCAGCCACGGTGGTCAGTACTTTAGCGGCCCGCAGCGCTGGCTGCGTAGCCACAACGGCGAGAGTGTAAGCGATGTGCTGTCCGAGGGCGTGTACACAAAACAGGTTGACGCCCCCTCGCCTCCCACCTTTGTCAGCCACGCCTCGTGCATTTTAGATAACCGCCATGGACGCCACCGGGAGCCCCGCCCACATGCCCGCCGCATCTTTGCGGAGCCACCCCCAGGGCGGAGTTTACAGAAGCAGGAGGCAGAGCTCGCAGGGGCAGGGGGCATGTGCAAGGGGGCGGTGCCAGAGGAAGGCCACGCCCATGAAGTGGATTCGGATGAGCAGACAAACGCTCAGGTGTCGGAGATCCTCAGCAGCACGCTGTAG